The stretch of DNA ATTATGCGACTATGAAGCTCATCTCACTCGAGTATTTGACTTTGGTCCCGGAAACTGTGGATGAGGATATGCTTCAAGAAATGATCTCTTTCTGCCCCTTGGTTGAATTGGATATTACATGCGATACCCACCTTAAAAATATTTCACTTCCTTGGGTAAGAAAAGTTAATGAGGGAGTTGAAGGCCGAGGTAGTAGAACGATGCAATCCAACCTCCAAGAATCTCCGCTTCAAAAGTTTGTTTATAATGGTCAGAGTTTGGAATCTTCGTGGCCATGGAACATGAATGTGGTTGCATTGAAAAACTTGAGAAAGCTGGTTATTTTTTGTGCTCCTGTTACAGACGATATTGTTTCTGAGCTGGCATACAGGCTTGTCGCCTTAGAAAGTTTAGTTTTGGATACATGCTCAATGTTGACATGCATTAAGATCTCAAGTAGTTCGTTAAAGGAACTTGAAATTACAAATGGCCTAATCTTTAATCACAAGAATGCTACCGTTGATGCCCCTAACTTGTGGAAGTTTTCATACAACTGTAGAGTGGAGACTCCTCTGTCGTTGATCAGAGTGCTTGATCACTGTAATGCTGAATTCTTTCCAGTGGTGACAGCATCCAGCACCAATGTTTGGTTTGTTAACCTGAAAAAGTTTCTCACAGAAACGAAACTTTTCAAATCTCTATTGCTGAACTTGGCTTGTATTCATCTGGTATGATGTATATCTCCAATTCATGAAATTTTTACTATGTTTGATTATCTGGTGTCGAAATGACTAAACATAGTTTTCTACTGTCATCTACAGGTTAAGGCAGAGGAGCAACTGAGGGATGTGGTTATTGGCCCACCCTTCAAACTCAGAGAGTTAAAGCTGCGTGAAACAAGCGCTTGGGATTCTACAAAATCATCACTTGTCGCTTTTCTGGATGGTCTGTTTTGGTGTTGCCACCCTGGCGTGCTGTCAATAAGAACAAGTCTAGAGAATTCAGCTGTGCAGGTATGCTATATTGCATGGTGGTATGGTGAAGGGAGGAAAAGGGTTTGGTGGGAAAAGTAACCCCTTGGGATAATGGATTTAACGGTTTCCCTATATGGAGGTATTGCTGTCATCCGACCCAATTCGACCTTGGTTTTGCTCGTCTTGACTGACCCTTCCCCCTTAAATGAAAGAataaaatactccaaaattccAAATATACTCAACGCTGAATGACCCGACCTTGAATCAATGAATCCACATATTCAGCACGACCTGATTCAAATTGGCTCAACCCTTACCCGTCTTGAACAACTTATGATCTAGGTTTACTCCCCTACTCCTCTACCACATGTACCTCCACAATtcctttatttttttatttctttttaccCAATATCAATTACCTTCATTCCGAGGAAGCCACATTTTTGGTGAATTATTTGCGGTGGAAGATGGTTGTGCCTGCCTGGATATTATGAATGCCATAAAATAAAATTCCGTCTCTTTAACAATTATAGGCTCTTAATTTTATGTAATGACCCTCCAGCATATTAGAACTCTTGGAATGCTTTGTCGGTATTTTTGTTTATATGGATTGTATATATAGATTAAATGCTGAAATGGGTGTGCTTCTTGCCTTTCCTATTTACCGAGTCGAAAAAGAAAGAGACTGTTTTGCTGCATTTTTATTCTCTTGGTTATCCCTAAAACATGAATCCTGAAAGTATTAGCTAAATCCGTTTGACCATATAGTACATCATTCTCCGGACTGGATCATCTCCCTCGAACTAATCCCTCGTATGATTGCCAATTGGGTGAATTTTTTATTCCAAAAGTATGAAAACTTCGTTCCCTTAAATCCTTAATTTGCTAATCAACTTTGTTTTGGCAGTTGATAGTGAGTATCCTCAAGGAAAAAGCGGGATGCTGGAAGGATCCCTTGAAAAGCGTTGAAGTTGAATGCATTGGATCCCCTCATTTACTTTCATATCCATATGAGCTCGAGATTAGACTCAGGCTGTCTTGGTAGTCACTATATAGTACACCTTATAGTAAAGACTACCAGTGCGGTTTGAGAGCTTACAGCCGTAGCCCTTACACAGGTAACTCTTTACTTGATAAAAGCCCTCTCCATGTATTGAGCTTAGGAATTAACAATTTCAAGATGTCGTCCGCTGACCAGTCACTTTGTTCCGCCAACAATGCTTGTTTTAGGAATCCAGCcaataaaatacaaacaaagAGATTCAATCCGTAGAGGATTTCTTTATCTAAGTCCGATGTTTGTTAAGAAACTTCATTTTAGGAAGTTAGGTCGAACATAAAACAGTTTAATGTCTGTCTGCGAGGACTGTAGGTCTGTAACCCATGATATCTCATAATTACATGGTTGGCTAAATGTGAATTCTTTAATAAAATTTCTTTTTAATCCTAATTTAAATATTTTCTTTTTAAGGAAAGATTCATAGaatattctcactaattatggtaaaacTAAGTTTATAATTGCATTTATCATGAGAATATGTTGTAAATCTTTCCTTATTTGATTTAttagggcacacattaataatCTAAATATGGTAAGATTTGCAAGAGATTAAATCTCTTGCAAATCTTACCATATTTAGGTTGggtacacgttagaaaaacccttcTTATAAAGTGATAGGATATTGCAGTTTTCCATAAAAATATCATTAATTCTTTCCCTTttgggtttcttatcctatgcctagtgggcataggatagaaaaacccTTTTTATTTACAAGAAAAtacatttatttttaattttttatttagaaAAGCCGTAAATATTACTCCTTAttactagtttggatgcccgtgcgttgcaacggggtaattaacttagttaaaaaaaattggttataggtcttaatatttacatcttatgtctaatcatttatttagatatgatcaaaagtcaatacatcttatttaagagacgcaaaagatgttaggttgataactaagttccaaggatgcctcatatttataatcataagaccactacatcttatattaatctttcgatgtgggacaattctattatttttatataatcctacattatttttcaatgtgagacatataacatactaagaaatacacaattttatatatgtacaaattgtATGAAATTTATacgctaatgatatcatttttaccacgaatcaaattatgttattttcataattttcttaatgctgtttttttgccaaatgaaatgtaaaattttttatataaaaaatagaaacatcacttgaatataatataga from Silene latifolia isolate original U9 population chromosome 10, ASM4854445v1, whole genome shotgun sequence encodes:
- the LOC141606199 gene encoding uncharacterized protein LOC141606199, translating into MEVGENVAKKQRGNVDRISELPVFILHTILSRLDTKEAGRASVLSKKWYGAWSTIPVLNFKPGYFKSEIEDDTRTLERFVEFIDKTMQRYITQKSRITKMYLTLPKVDEKLESLVDKWIMIAVQNQIERLEIQITGGNEYRLPEILFCAKSLKYLKCSKVGLPYYATMKLISLEYLTLVPETVDEDMLQEMISFCPLVELDITCDTHLKNISLPWVRKVNEGVEGRGSRTMQSNLQESPLQKFVYNGQSLESSWPWNMNVVALKNLRKLVIFCAPVTDDIVSELAYRLVALESLVLDTCSMLTCIKISSSSLKELEITNGLIFNHKNATVDAPNLWKFSYNCRVETPLSLIRVLDHCNAEFFPVVTASSTNVWFVNLKKFLTETKLFKSLLLNLACIHLVKAEEQLRDVVIGPPFKLRELKLRETSAWDSTKSSLVAFLDGLFWCCHPGVLSIRTSLENSAVQLIVSILKEKAGCWKDPLKSVEVECIGSPHLLSYPYELEIRLRLSW